One stretch of Chlamydia abortus DNA includes these proteins:
- the aroA gene encoding 3-phosphoshikimate 1-carboxyvinyltransferase: protein MLAYKISPSSISGRVSVPPSKSHTLRAIFWASVAQGTSIIHHALASPDSEAMIQACKQLGAKILKKSTHLEITGTPHLILPKNTTINAGSSGIVFRFFTALAAIFSEKITITESSQLQRRPIAPLIQALENFGATFSYEGEPYSLPFSVLGPMSSGYTEVIGEDSQYASALAIACSLAEGPFSFTILNPKERPWFALTLWWLDFLGIPYAQSEDTYSFEGKTRPQAFSYTVGGDFSSAAFLAAAALLSQSPHPTYLENLNIDDIQGDKELFFLLKKLGANITFENNTIIIFPSTFSGGNIDMDPFIDALPILAVLCCFATSSSYLYNARSAKNKESDRIIAITQELQKMGACIQPCHDGLLINPSPLYGASMHSHKDHRIAMALSIAAMHASGDSIIYDTDCVKKTFPNFIQILNSLHTNIQEHYEHISLRPADSRQDVVWQGSR, encoded by the coding sequence ATGCTTGCTTATAAGATTTCTCCCTCCTCTATATCTGGACGGGTTTCCGTCCCTCCGTCGAAGTCTCATACTCTACGAGCTATCTTTTGGGCTTCAGTAGCACAAGGTACGTCCATAATACATCATGCTCTTGCCTCTCCAGACTCAGAAGCTATGATCCAAGCCTGCAAGCAGTTGGGCGCAAAAATTCTTAAAAAATCTACACATCTTGAAATTACGGGAACACCCCACCTAATACTTCCCAAAAACACTACCATCAATGCAGGCAGTTCTGGCATCGTTTTTCGTTTCTTTACAGCACTGGCAGCAATCTTTTCCGAGAAGATCACAATTACAGAATCTTCACAATTACAACGGCGTCCCATAGCTCCCTTAATCCAAGCTCTAGAAAATTTCGGGGCTACCTTTTCCTATGAAGGAGAGCCCTATTCTCTGCCCTTCTCTGTTTTAGGGCCCATGTCTTCCGGGTATACAGAAGTTATAGGCGAGGATTCCCAATACGCCTCTGCTTTGGCTATAGCCTGTTCTTTAGCCGAAGGACCTTTTTCATTTACTATCCTCAATCCCAAAGAACGCCCTTGGTTTGCTCTTACATTGTGGTGGCTGGATTTCCTCGGTATTCCCTATGCACAATCTGAGGATACGTACTCGTTTGAAGGGAAAACTCGCCCCCAAGCATTTTCCTATACTGTCGGGGGTGATTTTAGCAGCGCTGCGTTCCTTGCAGCTGCTGCCTTACTTTCTCAATCTCCTCATCCTACCTACTTAGAAAATCTCAATATCGACGATATCCAAGGCGATAAGGAACTCTTTTTCCTTCTTAAAAAACTTGGAGCAAATATTACTTTTGAAAACAACACCATCATTATTTTCCCTTCCACATTTTCAGGAGGAAATATTGATATGGATCCTTTTATTGACGCTCTTCCTATTCTCGCTGTTCTCTGCTGTTTTGCTACTTCCTCCTCGTATCTATATAACGCTCGAAGTGCTAAAAATAAAGAAAGCGACCGCATCATTGCTATCACTCAAGAACTACAGAAAATGGGAGCTTGTATCCAACCGTGTCACGACGGTTTGCTCATCAATCCCAGCCCATTATATGGAGCTTCTATGCATTCTCATAAAGATCATAGAATTGCCATGGCCCTGTCTATAGCAGCGATGCATGCTTCTGGGGATAGCATTATCTATGATACCGATTGCGTAAAAAAAACTTTCCCGAATTTCATCCAGATTCTAAATTCCTTGCATACGAATATCCAGGAACATTATGAACATATTTCTCTGCGGCCTGCCGACAGTAGGCAAGACGTTGTTTGGCAAGGCTCTCGCTAA
- the aroC gene encoding chorismate synthase: MRNRFGSLFSLTTWGESHGPCLGVVIDGCPAGLQLSPEDFVPAMSRRCPGRPGTSPRKEADTVHILSGIYQGKTTGTPIALQIFNTDVNSDPYREQDDRYRPGHGQFAYEKKYGIVDPLGGGRSSGRETACRVAAGVIAAKFLAHYDIHCLAFLSKLGQVSIEEYPKYSKEFAQSIYNSPFLSPLNHDAIFQIITDLQNTQDSLGGVVSFITSPIHESLGEPVFSKVQAMLASALMSIPAAKGFEIGLGFASADRYGSEYIDPIIIEDGRISMRSNNCGGSLGGITIGMPLNGRVVFKPTSSIHKPCGTVTKTGEPTSYVTQKGSRHDPCVTIRAVGVVEAMVNLVLADLLLQQRCARL; this comes from the coding sequence ATGAGAAATCGCTTTGGTTCTTTATTTTCTCTAACGACATGGGGAGAATCTCATGGACCTTGTCTTGGGGTTGTTATCGACGGGTGCCCTGCAGGGCTACAACTCTCCCCTGAAGATTTTGTTCCTGCTATGTCGCGCAGATGCCCAGGACGACCTGGAACATCTCCACGTAAAGAAGCGGACACTGTGCATATTCTTTCCGGAATCTATCAAGGCAAAACAACAGGAACACCCATTGCTCTGCAAATTTTTAATACTGATGTAAACAGCGATCCATATCGCGAACAAGACGATCGCTACCGTCCAGGACATGGACAATTTGCTTATGAGAAAAAATATGGCATTGTAGACCCCCTAGGAGGAGGCAGGTCATCCGGAAGAGAAACTGCATGCCGCGTAGCTGCCGGGGTCATCGCAGCAAAATTTCTCGCGCATTATGATATTCATTGTTTAGCTTTCTTATCTAAATTAGGACAGGTATCTATTGAGGAATATCCAAAATATTCTAAAGAATTTGCGCAAAGCATTTACAATTCGCCTTTTCTTTCTCCGCTAAACCATGACGCTATCTTTCAAATCATCACCGACCTACAAAATACACAAGACTCGTTAGGAGGTGTGGTATCTTTTATTACTTCTCCTATTCATGAAAGCCTGGGCGAACCCGTATTCAGTAAAGTACAAGCCATGTTGGCTTCTGCGTTGATGAGCATTCCGGCAGCTAAAGGATTTGAAATAGGGTTAGGATTCGCTTCTGCGGATAGGTATGGATCGGAATATATTGATCCTATTATCATCGAAGACGGAAGAATTTCCATGAGATCGAATAATTGCGGCGGATCTTTAGGAGGGATTACTATAGGAATGCCCTTAAATGGTCGGGTAGTGTTTAAACCGACATCTTCTATTCACAAACCCTGTGGCACAGTAACGAAAACTGGGGAACCTACAAGCTATGTTACGCAAAAAGGTAGTCGTCATGATCCCTGTGTTACTATAAGAGCTGTAGGTGTCGTAGAAGCCATGGTAAATCTTGTCCTAGCTGATTTGTTATTACAACAACGATGTGCGAGACTATGA
- a CDS encoding DUF2608 domain-containing protein — MQKYWLFFFFLFPTLSDCTETSRYVEVKSIHEVAGDILYDDADFWLILDLDDTLLEGAEALTQTSWLQKTIEGFQQLGLSESEAWQTVYPYWEGFLEKGSVKTIENTMQILISKVQEKQKTLFVYTERKHSSKAITLQQLKSLGLSLESTAPVVTHELPKSILFSSGVLFGEELHKGPGLQIFLDTIAACPEKIIYVDNSKENVARVGELCKLKKISYLGITYSAKKFLPPVYHPEISKVQYTYTQKLLSNEAAALLLRHQMIE; from the coding sequence ATGCAAAAGTACTGGCTATTTTTCTTTTTTCTTTTTCCTACGCTTAGTGACTGTACAGAAACCTCGCGTTATGTAGAGGTAAAATCCATTCATGAGGTTGCAGGGGATATCCTGTATGATGATGCAGATTTCTGGTTAATACTTGATCTTGATGACACGTTACTCGAAGGAGCTGAGGCTCTAACACAAACATCGTGGCTCCAGAAAACAATAGAAGGATTTCAACAACTCGGCCTCTCTGAAAGTGAAGCTTGGCAAACTGTCTACCCTTATTGGGAAGGGTTCCTAGAAAAAGGATCGGTAAAAACTATAGAAAATACTATGCAGATCCTCATCTCAAAAGTCCAAGAAAAACAGAAAACCCTGTTTGTTTATACAGAGCGTAAACATTCCTCAAAAGCGATTACTCTACAGCAACTAAAAAGCTTAGGTCTATCTTTAGAAAGTACAGCTCCTGTGGTAACTCATGAACTTCCAAAAAGTATCCTTTTTTCTTCTGGGGTATTGTTTGGAGAAGAACTCCACAAAGGACCAGGACTCCAAATCTTCTTAGATACTATCGCAGCCTGTCCTGAAAAAATTATCTACGTGGATAATTCCAAAGAAAACGTGGCACGCGTTGGGGAGCTATGTAAATTAAAAAAAATTTCTTATCTTGGAATTACTTACTCAGCTAAAAAATTCTTACCTCCAGTATATCATCCGGAAATCTCTAAGGTCCAATATACATACACACAAAAACTTCTTAGCAATGAGGCTGCTGCTTTATTACTCAGACACCAAATGATAGAATAA
- a CDS encoding carbohydrate porin, translating into MASFRSSLLSALCAYGMMVMPAYAIDPNHPKLHHHKYSERLKKRHTEDSYLSSSSTLESSKTFAQEPRRHVLTPIRNVLADRPCEEGLSISKLFNSIEKETNSQISVDFTILPQWFYPKKGLLKAVDEKQPTWQFYVSPNVSWQLYNSPTAGVGSIDFSYTLVRYWRNNAQNANNAIGIAGGINDYSTRTNTLSQLTFSQTFPENILTISFGQYSLYSIDGTLYDNDQQSGFLSYALSQNASATYSSGSVGAYLQFTPTPSINIQAGFQDAYNVSGSSFDLYNLTRNRYNFYGYVSWAPQSSLGSGQYSALVYSTRKVPEQPVQTTGWSLNFGQHLGEKLYVFGRWNGATGTVTNLNRSYVLGLASANPINRNPQDLLGAACSMSKVNPKVITEKKIRKYETVIETFATIGFGPHISLTPDLQIYIHPARRPDKRAAKVYGVRANFST; encoded by the coding sequence ATGGCGTCTTTTCGTTCCTCTCTATTATCTGCTCTATGTGCCTATGGCATGATGGTCATGCCTGCCTATGCTATTGATCCCAATCACCCTAAGCTCCACCATCATAAGTACTCCGAAAGATTGAAAAAAAGGCACACGGAAGATTCGTATCTTTCCTCTTCCTCGACGCTAGAATCCTCCAAAACCTTCGCCCAAGAACCTCGTCGTCACGTACTTACCCCCATACGTAATGTATTAGCAGATCGCCCTTGCGAAGAGGGATTGTCGATCTCCAAATTGTTCAACTCCATAGAAAAAGAGACGAACTCTCAAATTTCTGTGGATTTTACCATTCTTCCTCAGTGGTTTTATCCTAAGAAAGGTTTGCTAAAGGCAGTTGATGAAAAACAGCCGACTTGGCAATTTTACGTGAGTCCCAACGTTTCTTGGCAACTCTATAACAGCCCTACTGCAGGTGTAGGGAGTATCGATTTCTCCTATACCTTGGTACGTTACTGGAGAAACAACGCGCAAAATGCGAACAACGCTATAGGAATTGCGGGCGGGATTAATGATTATAGTACTCGAACTAATACGTTATCTCAGCTAACGTTTTCTCAGACATTCCCCGAGAATATCCTTACCATTTCATTTGGCCAATACAGCCTATATTCTATAGATGGGACATTGTACGATAACGACCAACAATCAGGATTCCTAAGTTACGCGTTATCACAAAATGCGAGTGCTACGTATTCCTCCGGAAGCGTGGGTGCTTATCTACAATTTACACCTACCCCCTCGATAAATATTCAAGCTGGTTTCCAAGATGCTTATAATGTTTCAGGTTCTTCTTTTGATCTGTATAACCTTACAAGAAACCGCTATAACTTCTATGGCTATGTCTCTTGGGCACCACAAAGTAGTTTAGGTAGTGGGCAATATTCTGCATTAGTCTATTCTACAAGGAAGGTACCTGAACAACCTGTGCAAACCACAGGATGGTCACTAAACTTCGGACAGCACCTAGGAGAAAAACTGTATGTATTTGGAAGATGGAATGGTGCCACAGGAACAGTGACCAACCTCAACCGCTCTTATGTTCTGGGATTAGCATCAGCAAATCCCATAAATCGCAATCCTCAAGATCTTTTAGGTGCTGCGTGCTCCATGAGCAAAGTCAATCCTAAAGTAATTACAGAAAAGAAAATCCGCAAATACGAAACTGTAATAGAAACATTCGCAACCATAGGATTTGGACCTCACATATCGCTAACTCCAGATCTACAAATCTATATTCATCCTGCACGAAGACCCGATAAACGTGCCGCTAAAGTTTACGGCGTCCGAGCGAATTTCTCTACCTAA
- the aroB gene encoding 3-dehydroquinate synthase, with translation MIENLISHPHHIKLVGDFFNKKLFSSISTDHPLVILTDVQVAKEILPPIVDFIHSLDYTVVPLSFPSGEKNKTWETFISLQNQLIDHDIPLGSTMIGIGGGVVLDMVGFLASTYCRGIPLFLVPTTMTAMIDACIGGKNGINLRGLKNRLGTFYLPQDVWICPEFLSTLPKKEWLYGISEAIKHGCIADASIWEFLHNYGDMLFSSREILSEFIKRNCLVKAAIVAKDPHDQHLRKILNFGHTIAHAIETLSQGCLPHGLAVSVGMMIETKISLESGIMKNPALLEQLHHLSKRFHLPTTLEELRDLIPQHLHHEFYDPENIIHALGYDKKNLSKKAIRMVMMEDAGKATSCNGIYCTVPKMAILYEILKSECYAMCNN, from the coding sequence ATGATCGAAAACTTGATTTCTCATCCTCATCATATCAAACTTGTGGGAGACTTCTTCAATAAAAAGTTATTTTCTTCCATATCTACAGATCATCCGCTTGTCATCCTTACCGATGTTCAAGTTGCTAAAGAAATTCTCCCTCCTATTGTAGATTTTATACATTCTTTAGACTATACGGTCGTTCCTTTATCCTTTCCTTCCGGAGAGAAAAATAAAACATGGGAAACTTTCATTTCCCTACAGAATCAGCTCATAGATCACGATATTCCTTTGGGTTCTACCATGATAGGTATTGGGGGTGGTGTAGTTTTAGACATGGTAGGATTTCTCGCTTCTACATATTGCCGGGGCATTCCGCTATTCCTAGTCCCCACAACAATGACGGCAATGATAGATGCTTGTATAGGAGGAAAAAATGGTATTAATCTACGTGGACTAAAAAATCGCTTGGGGACTTTCTATCTCCCGCAAGATGTCTGGATATGCCCTGAGTTCTTATCAACATTACCTAAGAAAGAGTGGCTCTACGGAATTTCCGAAGCGATAAAACACGGATGTATCGCTGATGCCTCTATCTGGGAGTTTCTTCATAACTACGGCGACATGCTATTTTCTTCTCGGGAAATTCTTAGTGAATTTATCAAAAGAAACTGCCTTGTTAAAGCCGCCATTGTTGCTAAAGACCCTCATGATCAACATCTAAGAAAAATACTCAATTTCGGTCATACAATTGCACACGCTATAGAAACATTATCCCAAGGCTGTCTCCCCCACGGATTGGCAGTAAGCGTAGGCATGATGATAGAAACAAAAATCTCCCTAGAATCAGGAATCATGAAGAATCCTGCTCTGCTAGAACAATTACACCATCTATCTAAACGCTTCCATTTGCCTACAACTCTTGAAGAACTACGCGATCTTATTCCTCAACATCTTCATCATGAATTTTACGATCCTGAAAATATCATCCATGCTCTTGGCTATGACAAAAAAAACCTCTCCAAAAAAGCCATCAGAATGGTTATGATGGAAGATGCAGGCAAGGCAACTTCATGTAATGGCATCTATTGTACAGTGCCAAAAATGGCTATCCTTTATGAAATTCTAAAAAGTGAATGCTATGCTATGTGCAACAATTAG
- a CDS encoding pyruvoyl-dependent arginine decarboxylase, producing the protein MPYGTRYPTLAFHTGGVGESDDGMPPQPFETFCYDSALLQAKIENFNIVPYTSVLPKELFGNIVPVDQCVKFFKHGAVLEVIMAGRGASTVEGTHAITTGVGICWGQDKNGELIGGWAAEYVEFFPTWINDEIAESHAKMWLKKSLQHELDLRSVVKHSEFQYFHNYINIKQKYGFSLTALGFLNFENADPVTIK; encoded by the coding sequence ATGCCTTACGGAACACGCTACCCGACATTAGCTTTCCATACGGGAGGAGTCGGTGAATCTGATGATGGAATGCCTCCTCAACCTTTTGAAACTTTCTGTTATGACTCAGCTCTATTACAAGCAAAAATTGAGAATTTTAATATCGTCCCTTACACATCAGTACTACCTAAAGAACTCTTTGGCAATATTGTTCCTGTAGATCAATGTGTCAAATTCTTCAAACATGGTGCTGTTTTAGAAGTCATCATGGCTGGACGCGGAGCTTCCACAGTAGAAGGCACGCATGCTATTACTACAGGTGTAGGTATTTGCTGGGGACAAGACAAAAATGGCGAGCTCATCGGTGGATGGGCAGCAGAATATGTAGAGTTTTTCCCTACATGGATTAACGATGAAATCGCAGAATCCCATGCTAAAATGTGGTTGAAGAAATCCCTTCAACATGAACTAGATCTTCGCTCAGTTGTCAAACATAGTGAATTTCAATATTTCCATAACTACATTAACATTAAGCAAAAATATGGTTTCTCATTAACTGCATTAGGGTTTCTCAACTTTGAAAATGCCGATCCGGTAACAATTAAGTAA
- the bioA gene encoding adenosylmethionine--8-amino-7-oxononanoate transaminase has protein sequence MLTDLKNEKKQSKIWHPFAQPGLDHKPIHIVRGEGAYLYTQSGTAYLDAISSWWCNLHGHAHPYIAQKISEQAYQLEHVIFSNITHTPAEELSQRLTELLPEGLERCFFSDNGACSIEIALKITLQYLYNQGRPKTRFVSFKHGYHGDTFGAMSIAGPTDINQPFQSLLFSADTIDPPYYGKEDISLQQAKALFSTGEIAGFIYEPILQGTGGMRVYNPEGLDAILALAKHYDVLCIADEILTGFGRTGPLFASEYMKTHPDILCLSKGLTGGFLPLAVTVVREEIYQAFVAKDRRLAFLHGHTYTGNPLGCAAALASLDLTLSPQCKQQREMIETCHKQFQSQYGSLWQRCDVLGTVLAVDYPTKSLGYFSNLRDTLYNFFIENHLILRPLGHTIYVLPPYCIHEEDLHRIYHYLQEILCLQIQ, from the coding sequence AAATATGGCATCCCTTTGCTCAACCTGGTTTAGATCACAAACCTATCCACATTGTACGTGGAGAAGGTGCTTATCTCTATACACAATCGGGAACTGCTTATCTTGACGCTATTTCTTCATGGTGGTGTAATCTTCATGGTCACGCTCATCCCTATATTGCGCAAAAAATCTCAGAACAAGCATACCAACTTGAGCATGTAATTTTTTCTAATATCACACATACTCCCGCTGAAGAACTTTCTCAAAGACTTACAGAACTCCTTCCGGAGGGTTTAGAACGTTGTTTCTTCTCTGATAATGGCGCCTGTTCCATAGAAATCGCTTTAAAAATCACACTGCAATACTTGTACAATCAAGGAAGACCAAAAACACGTTTTGTGTCTTTCAAACATGGCTACCATGGGGATACTTTCGGAGCTATGTCCATAGCAGGCCCGACAGATATCAATCAACCTTTCCAATCTCTATTGTTCTCTGCGGACACTATAGATCCTCCCTACTATGGGAAAGAAGATATCTCTTTACAACAAGCAAAAGCTCTATTTTCCACAGGAGAAATTGCAGGATTTATTTACGAGCCGATCTTACAAGGTACAGGAGGCATGCGTGTGTACAATCCTGAAGGCTTAGATGCCATTTTGGCACTCGCCAAACACTATGATGTGTTGTGCATAGCCGATGAAATTCTTACAGGGTTTGGACGCACAGGACCATTGTTTGCTTCAGAGTACATGAAAACTCACCCAGATATCCTTTGTCTTTCTAAAGGATTAACAGGTGGATTTCTTCCCCTGGCTGTTACTGTAGTACGCGAAGAAATTTATCAAGCTTTTGTAGCTAAGGATCGTAGATTAGCGTTTCTACATGGCCATACCTATACAGGGAATCCCTTAGGGTGTGCTGCAGCCTTAGCATCTTTGGATCTCACATTATCTCCTCAGTGCAAACAGCAACGTGAAATGATAGAAACTTGTCATAAGCAATTCCAATCACAATACGGATCGCTATGGCAACGCTGTGATGTCTTAGGAACGGTACTCGCTGTAGATTATCCAACCAAATCTTTAGGATATTTCTCCAATTTACGTGATACCCTTTATAACTTTTTTATAGAGAATCACCTCATTCTACGCCCTTTAGGCCATACTATTTATGTCCTTCCTCCCTACTGTATCCACGAGGAAGACCTGCATCGAATTTATCATTACCTCCAGGAGATTCTATGCTTACAAATACAATAA
- a CDS encoding bifunctional 3-dehydroquinate dehydratase/shikimate dehydrogenase, which yields MLCATISGPTFAEAKQQLLHSLPLVDSIELRIDCLLSLSSNELKHLVSLAKKPILTLRKHTSLSEIAWIERTLQLAELQPEYLDIDKDFPKEALAKIQKNYPKIKIILSYHSETSEHIPNLCKEMLRQQAHHYKIAITSTKSTDTLRCIQIKKHLPENTTLLCMGNAGIASRILSPLMKNAINYASGIHAPKVAPGQLSIEDLLAYNYTNLSAEARIYGLIGNPVDRSISHLSHNKLFSELQLNMSYIKILLAPYELNEFFSLTRDLPFGGLSVTMPFKTAVLEYIDILDPSVQQCQSCNTLVFHNNKIAGYNTDGLGLLNLLKRKNIPLQNMHVGIVGSGGAAKAIATTFAYSGAQISIFNRTKAHAEKLSVLCHGQAFPLHSLSEHHNIDILILCLPPGVDIPEIYPPVIIDINTLPKESLYTKKAKERGCQILYGYEMFAEQALLQFSLWFPDKLSQENRERFRLSVENIISTM from the coding sequence ATGCTATGTGCAACAATTAGTGGGCCTACGTTTGCTGAAGCTAAACAGCAACTTTTACACTCCTTACCTCTAGTCGATAGTATAGAGTTACGCATTGATTGTCTTTTATCCCTGTCTTCAAATGAACTCAAGCATCTCGTCTCCTTAGCAAAAAAACCTATTCTTACGTTAAGAAAGCACACGAGCCTTTCTGAAATAGCATGGATAGAACGTACTCTACAACTTGCAGAGTTACAGCCTGAATACCTGGATATTGACAAAGACTTCCCCAAAGAAGCTTTAGCAAAAATCCAGAAGAATTATCCGAAAATAAAAATTATTCTCTCTTATCATAGTGAAACTTCCGAACACATTCCTAATCTCTGTAAGGAAATGCTGAGGCAACAAGCCCATCATTACAAAATTGCTATTACATCAACAAAATCTACAGATACTCTCCGCTGCATACAAATAAAAAAACACCTGCCCGAAAATACCACGCTACTTTGTATGGGAAACGCAGGCATAGCCTCGCGCATCCTTTCACCATTAATGAAAAATGCGATTAATTATGCCTCTGGCATCCACGCTCCCAAAGTAGCCCCAGGACAGCTATCCATAGAAGATTTACTAGCATACAACTATACGAATCTCTCTGCAGAGGCTCGTATCTATGGTCTGATTGGTAACCCTGTAGACCGTAGCATCAGTCATCTTTCCCATAATAAATTATTTTCAGAGCTACAGCTCAACATGAGCTACATAAAAATTCTACTTGCCCCCTATGAACTGAACGAATTTTTCTCTTTAACTCGTGATCTTCCTTTTGGTGGTCTGAGTGTTACCATGCCCTTTAAAACCGCTGTTCTTGAATATATCGATATTCTTGATCCCTCTGTACAACAGTGTCAGTCTTGCAATACCTTAGTTTTCCACAATAATAAGATTGCGGGATACAACACCGATGGTTTAGGGCTACTCAATCTTTTAAAACGTAAGAACATCCCTTTACAAAACATGCATGTGGGCATAGTGGGATCTGGAGGCGCAGCAAAAGCCATAGCCACCACATTCGCGTATTCAGGAGCGCAGATTAGTATTTTCAACCGTACGAAAGCTCACGCAGAAAAACTCTCTGTGTTATGTCATGGTCAAGCTTTCCCTCTACATTCCTTATCAGAACACCACAACATCGATATTCTAATTTTATGTCTGCCTCCCGGTGTAGACATACCTGAAATCTACCCTCCTGTGATTATCGATATTAACACACTACCCAAAGAATCCCTCTACACGAAAAAAGCTAAAGAGCGCGGTTGTCAGATTCTTTACGGCTACGAAATGTTTGCTGAGCAAGCCCTCCTACAATTTTCCTTATGGTTTCCAGATAAACTCTCTCAAGAGAATAGAGAAAGATTCCGTCTGAGTGTAGAAAATATTATTAGCACTATGTAA
- a CDS encoding shikimate kinase produces MNIFLCGLPTVGKTLFGKALAKYLSVPFFDVDDLIVSNYGNKLYPSACEIFQAIGEQEFTKLEIAALRSPCLDHSVTALGGGTIMHQEACDIIKHRGTLVYLSLPMAQIRERLLKRGLPERLKRAPNMEEILQQRIERMQRICDYHFPLDEVNLLDERSLFSACESFTTLLNQ; encoded by the coding sequence ATGAACATATTTCTCTGCGGCCTGCCGACAGTAGGCAAGACGTTGTTTGGCAAGGCTCTCGCTAAATATCTTTCGGTGCCTTTCTTTGATGTCGATGATTTAATCGTAAGTAACTACGGCAATAAGCTATATCCCTCGGCCTGCGAAATATTCCAGGCTATTGGAGAACAAGAGTTTACAAAATTAGAAATTGCAGCTCTCCGTTCTCCCTGCCTAGATCATAGTGTTACAGCTTTAGGTGGAGGCACTATCATGCATCAAGAAGCATGTGATATAATTAAACATCGAGGAACGCTAGTTTATCTATCCCTGCCTATGGCTCAGATTCGTGAAAGACTCTTAAAACGTGGTCTCCCTGAAAGATTAAAACGCGCTCCAAATATGGAAGAAATCTTACAACAACGTATAGAGCGTATGCAACGCATCTGTGACTATCACTTCCCTCTTGATGAGGTAAATCTTTTAGATGAACGTTCATTATTCTCTGCGTGTGAATCTTTTACTACTTTACTAAATCAATGA